Part of the Anopheles coluzzii chromosome 3, AcolN3, whole genome shotgun sequence genome is shown below.
AGGTCATAGGAAATGATTCAATTAATCGTCATCATCAAATTGAGTGTCTGGAGAGTGAGTGTGTGGCGCTAGTCTGACAGAACGCGTTGACTACAGCATACGAATTTTGGTGATCGTCCCACATTCATCAGCAAAGCATTTGAAGTAGCTATCATTCGAGACAGGAATCTTCTTCAAAATGGAGATGTATTTAGTATACGTGGGCGGAATTGTATCCCTATTGATGGTGCTATACGTCTACCTGACGTACAACAACGATTTCTTCAAGAAATACCCCATACCCTGCCTGCCAGTGGAACCACTTTTCGGTAGCTGTCGTTGGTTAGTGCTCAAGCAGATTTCATTCAATGATTTTGTCCGCTCTAACTACGACCGATTCCAAGGCGCTAAGTGAGTAATGCGCTCGCCACTcatctgtttttgttttcctcaatAAAGCGTTTATTTTTTCAGAATATTTGGAATGTTTGAGGTGTTAACGCCGATGTTTGTCATTCGCGATCCGGAGCTGATCAAGCAGATCACGGTGAAGGATTTCGATCACTTTATCAACCATCGCCCATTAATAAAAGCGGATAGTTCAATGCCCAACTCGTCGGTTATGTTTACGAAGGTACTGTTCAACCTTAACGACCAGCGATGGCGTAACGTGAGGACCACGCTTAGCCCCACATTCACCGGCAGCAAGATGCGTCAGATGTTTGCCATGATCGTGGAGTGCAGTGAGAACATGGTACAGGCACTAGCAACCGCCAACGGGCAGGAATGCGAAGTGAAAGATCTTTTCGTACGGTTTACAAACGATATCATTGCATCCTGCGCTTTTGGTGTGCGCATCAACTCGTTCCGAGACAAGGAAAACGTTTTCTTTCGCTATGGAAAGGATCTCACGGACTTTGGTCGACTAAAAGTATTTCTCAAGATGATGGGATACCAGATGTTCCCGAAGCTCATGGCACGGCTAGAGATTGACATTTTCGATCGGAAGCATATACAATTCTTCACAGAGCTGTTTAGACAGTCGGTTCGGGAACGGGAGCAGCATGGTCTCGTTCGTCCGGACATGATCCATCTGCTCACACAAGCCGGCAAGGGTAAGCTGCGATATCAACCAACAGATCGTGTGGAAGTGGAAGGATTTGCAACGGTACAGGAATCGAACGAAGAGAAGATCATGCCAGAGAACATGGTGAAGCTTAGTGAAAGTGAAATGGTAGCTCAGTGTCTGATATTCTTTCTGGCTGGATTCGATACAATTGCTACATTGATGTCGTTCATTGTGTACGAGATAACGCTGGCACCTGAAATCCAGCAGCGTCTGTACGAGGAGATTCAACAAGTGTCAGAGTCGATGGGCGGAGGATCGCTCACCTACGATGCTCTGCAAGGTATGCGTTATCTGGACATGGTTGTATCGGAGACACTGCGAAAGTGGCCCCCAGCTCCATCTACCGATCGACTGTGCAACCAGGACTTTAGGATAACTGATGAGCGTGATAATGTAGAGATCATAATACCCAAAGGAGTTACCGTGAACATTCCTATTGCTGGTCTGCACCATGATCCACACTTTTATCCCGATCCAGACCGTTTCGATCCAGAACGCTTCAACGATGAGAATAAGCATAAGATTCCGCTCGGAGCATATCTTCCCTTTGGGATAGGTCCACGCAATTGTATCGCTTCCCGATTTGCTCTC
Proteins encoded:
- the LOC120956587 gene encoding probable cytochrome P450 9f2; this encodes MEMYLVYVGGIVSLLMVLYVYLTYNNDFFKKYPIPCLPVEPLFGSCRWLVLKQISFNDFVRSNYDRFQGAKIFGMFEVLTPMFVIRDPELIKQITVKDFDHFINHRPLIKADSSMPNSSVMFTKVLFNLNDQRWRNVRTTLSPTFTGSKMRQMFAMIVECSENMVQALATANGQECEVKDLFVRFTNDIIASCAFGVRINSFRDKENVFFRYGKDLTDFGRLKVFLKMMGYQMFPKLMARLEIDIFDRKHIQFFTELFRQSVREREQHGLVRPDMIHLLTQAGKGKLRYQPTDRVEVEGFATVQESNEEKIMPENMVKLSESEMVAQCLIFFLAGFDTIATLMSFIVYEITLAPEIQQRLYEEIQQVSESMGGGSLTYDALQGMRYLDMVVSETLRKWPPAPSTDRLCNQDFRITDERDNVEIIIPKGVTVNIPIAGLHHDPHFYPDPDRFDPERFNDENKHKIPLGAYLPFGIGPRNCIASRFALMEVKAIVYHLLLHYEFKRTDRTPVPVQLAKGFTPLRSEKGIYLQLSPRRTN